TAATCGATATTACTAGCGCCATGAAGAGGATTAGGTCCCCAAAGCGCGTATAGGGGGTGGCGCCAGTCGTCGGTGTGGTGGTTGCGAACAAAACAGCATTGCCAACACTAGCTGTTTCTGCAATAACAGCACCGTTTTCGTTAAGGACAAGGGAAATTGTGCCGTTTCCCGAGCGTATAAATGGGCGTCCGTGTTCAGCGGCACGTATACTACCCATATTTTTACTTTGTTTTTCCATGAGTTTTGAATTGTGGAACCATGAGTGTGAAGCAACATTTACAAAGACGCCAGGGCTTTTTTGTGCCATTTCACGATACAGTATGGGGCTCATGACGTCAGAGCAAAAGAGACCCCCGACCCTAACCCCAGCCACCTCGCCGGTTTCCATGGAGAATCCCCGCGCATAGGAATGTCTTTCGGCCAGGCGATCAAACAAAGCACTTTTCCCAGCAGCTTTCTCTATGATTTGGTAAAAAAATGGTCGATACTCCCCTTGCGGAACCAACAATTGCTTGTCTTGTGTCGGCATGTCTCCCGTTTTCGTATTGAAATAGTACATGCGCAGGTGCATGGACGAGGAAGTGTCCCGAACAGAGCCGGAATCGATAATTAACCGCTCTTTTTCTCCTAGAATTGTATTGAAAAAATACCCAGCCCCTTCTTTGGGGAGAAGAGATTGTAAGAAAAGCGAGTCTTCCGGGAAAATGATGATATCCGGATTTTCCCCAGCTTTTCTTATTTGCGCAACCAATGACTCTAGGGCGAGAAAATTCCTTGTTTCCCCAATTTTCCCTTGAAAACCAGGGGGAAAATTGGTTTGCATGACAGCGACACGCAGGGAATGCTCATGATTTTGCTTTATACCCACGGAAAAGGGTGCAAAAAAAGTACTTAGAGCGACAAACGCCACCAAACCCCCTAAAAGTACGACTTTGCCCCTAAGGGCGCCGTGCCCCCGGAGGAGTATCCAAGAAACAGTGCTTGTCACCCCGACAACTATGAACGAAAGAAGATAAACACCCCCAAGACTTGCAAATGAGCGAAGGAACGCATGTTCAGCAAGGGCATAGCCAAGTACGCCGACGCTCCAGTGCCCTCCGACAATCGTCCCCTCCCCATAGGCGAAAAGCGAAAACGCCCACGATCGAGCATATTCAAAAAGTATCCACAATGACGGGAAGAGCAGTATGTCAAAAGGTGTTTTTGTAAACAAGAAGCGTGCAGAAAGTCCCCAAAGAGCGGGAAAAATACCAAGAAAAAGAGAAATCGTACCCCAATACAGGAGAATGGCGATTCTTTGGAGTGCCGGGTCGGTAACGCCAAGCCAGTTCAAGGGAAGTGTGTGCCATAGCCACCACAAAACTCCCCCAAAGAAGATGGTTCCCCATAGCAAGCAAAGGAAGAATAATCGTTTGTTAAGAACACCCTCGTTGTAGATGCTCACGAGAAGAGGAGTGGGCGATAAGAAAATAAGCCACCAAAGAACGTCATATGAGAAAGCAAGAGCTCCGAGCAGGGCGCCAACAATGACGAGGCAATGGAGCATAAACGGTGAACCAAAAAACTTGAGAGATTGAATCATAAATCTGAAATTGTCTGCGCGAGCCTTTTCCACTCGTCGACCGAAAGATTTTCTGCTCGAGCGTTTACATTGACGGACGCCTTTTCAAAAGCATTTTTGTCGATGCCAGTGTGTGCCAAGTTACCCAAGAGTTTTTTCCGTGGATGCGCGAAGCCGGCGCGGAGAACAGTAAAAAATCTGTCTTCAGAAGTGGTGTCAAATGCACCACGGGAAATGTTCTCTATGCTTAGGATTGCCGAGTCTACCTTTGGTGTCGGATCGAAGGAGCCTGCTCGTATTGTTTTGACATAGCGTGGTTCACCGTAGACCTTTACCGATATTGAGAGGAGAGACTCTCGCCCACCCCCGATAATACGCCGCGCTACCTCTTTTTGGATAATGAGCGCGATCGTTTCTGGTTGTGGGTCAATCGAGAGGAAGCGTCGCAAAAAGAAACCCGTGATGTAGTAAGGAATGGAACCGACGAGCTTGTAACTCCCAGCTCCCAAGTTGTAGTTTTTTGGATCAAAAAGAAGAATATCAGCGGAAACGACCGTTAGTTTTCCATTTCCCACTTCCTCTGAGAACGTTTGCGCCAGTTCCGCAGCAAGAGCCTCGTCTTTCTCAACGGCAACGACTCGCAGTGCTTTCTCCAGGAGGATTTTAGTTATCATTCCTTTGCCCGGACCAACTTCAAGTACAGTATCTTCGGGGCCAACCCCTGCGGCACGTACAAGGTCACGAGCGATGGATTCGTTTTTTAAAAAATTTTGTCCCAATGATTTTTTTGCTTCCATACAGTCGTGATTCTAGGTCAAAAACTAATACTTGGCAGGAGCATCTCATCTGACACAACTTCCGTCTCAAGCAGTTGTGCTGGAATGTCACTCAAGAATTCCGAGGGCATATTGAAATCACGCGAACCAAAGATCATGCGTGTTTCCGCATATGACAAAAATAATTTTTTCTCCGCACGCGTAAGCGCAACATAAAAGAGCCGTCGTTCTTCTTCGCCCTTTTCGGCGTCTCTTTCATTCCCTTCGCGCTCCGATGGGAAGAGACCCTGCTCTAAACCAGTGACAAAAACATAAGGAAATTCAAGCCCTTTTGCTGCATGAACGGTCATGAGTCGCACACCACGCCCCTTGCGCTCCAGTGTATCTTGATCGCTTGCTAAGGCCGCGTCTTCCAGAAACTTTGTGAGGTCGCTGTAGCGGGACGCGAGTGTTCCGAGCTCTTTAATGTTTTGTAAACGCTCCGCCCCCTCCCCGCCTTCTTCCTCAAGGTGTTGTTTCAAACCTGAACGCTCGAGCACAAACTTTATGAGTTCTCCCGGTGTTTTTTTATCAGATTCATTTTTGATTGCTCCAAGCAGTACGTAGAAATCATCAAGAACACCCCTCGTTTTTTGAGGCAGAGATTCTCGCTGTCCTGAAAAGAGTTTCACAATCGTTACTTTACCGATACCACGAGGTGGGGTGTTAATAACGCGTTTGATATCACTCAAGCTCTCAATATTTCGCGCTGCATTGATGTAGGAAAGGACATCCTTCACCTCCCGGCGCTCAAAGAAACGTGTTCCTAGTACAACGTAGGGCACGCCCAGAGCTAGAAGTGCTTCCTCAAGCGCACGCGACTGGAAGTTTGCTCGGTAGAGCACGGCAATGCTTTCTGCTAAAACCCCACTCTTTATGAGCTCGTTTGTTTTTGATGCGACAAAAAACGCTTCTGCCATCTCTTCTGGTGCAACAAAGAGGCCGATCTTTTCTCCCTCACCCTTGTTCGTAAACAGCGTTTTGTCTTGACGAAGGGTGTTCTTCTTTATTACCTCGTTTGCCGCGGCGAGAATGGTCTTTGTGGAACGGTAGTTCTCCTCAAGAAACACAATCTTGGTGTCGGGATAGTCTTTTTCGAAGCGGAGAATGTTTTTTATCTTTGCCCCACGCCATGAATAAATAAGCTGATCTGTGTCCCCGACCGCGCAAATGTTTTTATTTTTTTCTGCAAGGAGTTTCGTCAAGATGTACTGCGCATGATTCGTATCCTGATATTCATCAATATGCATAAAGCGCCAACGTTTTTGAAAGTACTCCAGAGTCTCCACGCTCGTTCTCAAGAGATGAACCGCCTTAACGAGAAGATCATCAAAATCGAGTGCATTTTCGTTTGCGAGAGACGTTTCGTATTCTCTCCACACACGCACTGCAATATCAGGAAAGTAGTCTCCACCAAACTCTTCTTCGTATTCATCCACCGTCTTTAACTCCCCCTTCATTCGAGAGATATGCCCGAGCATTTTCCCCGGGTCAAACTGCTTGGTGTCAACTCCGACATTCTTAGAGGCCTCTCGCACGAGGGCCTTGGAATCCTCGCGGTCTTTGATCGAAAAGCTTTTCTTGATACCGATGGCACCACCCTTCTCGCGGAGAAGATAAACACCGAGCGAATGAAAGGTGCCAATAAACGGAAAATCAAAATCCGTGCCGTATCCCCGCATTGTTGCCTCGTTGCTAGATGAGAGTAACTTGCCGATACGGGAACGCATCTCGGTTGCCGCCTTGTTGGTGAAGGTGACAGCAAGAATTTCTGCTGGAGCAACACCCCCGCGTATAAGTTCGGCTATTCTGTGGGTCACAACCCTTGTTTTTCCAGCCCCGGCCCCAGCAATAACCAAAAGCGGGCCTTCTTTGTGGAGAACAGCTTCTTTCTGATGCGCATTCAAGCCCTCGAGATGTGGGTGCATTGTCCTGAATTGTAGCACATGCACCTCCAGGTAAACATAGAAAACCCTTGTTTTAAAAGGTTTTTTGTTCATAATGACGGTAAAATAAGGGTAAAATGGGCGAATTTTTGCCACGGTGGAAAACTTCCCTTGCCTTATCACCCTGGTGGGGCTATACTACTTGGTATTGCCCTGAAAGATTAGAAAAAGCCTTTGTTTGCTTGATATTTCCGAATTCCTAACCGCTTTTTGGAATCCATTCGTATGGCGTGACTAGAGTTGACGGTCGACGGATTCCAAAGGCCTTACTTAGCCTTATTATAGAGATCAATCATGACCCTGTGAGCAGGGAGAAGGGTAGCTCACGGGCGACATATAGGTCTCGTCTTACTCTCTTTGTTTCTCAAGCGATTACCACAATCGCGTTTGTTTCTGTGTCTTTCGGAATGCCAGCCGCACCCCTCTATGCTGGCGTTTTCTCTTTTATTACCAAGTGGCTTGCCCCCGTTGAGGCTGAAGTCATAGAGCTTTCTGAAGAAAACTCGCAGACAGCCACAGTTCTTAAGGCTGCGTTGAACTACGACCCCAACCCTTCAAAGGGAGGTGGTGATATAACCATTGTTGGTGGAAGCGCGCTTCTCTCCGAGGCTGGACCACTCGGTACGATTGCCGATATCGAAAACCAGCCACCAAACTCGGACCAGATAAGCATCTATGTTGTGCACGAGGGTGACTCGCTCTCGGGTATAGCAAAAATGTTCGGTGTCTCGATTAATACTATTATTTGGGCGAACAACATTGGCTACGGCGGTCTTATCCGTCCAGGTCAAACACTTGTAATCCTCCCCGTTTCTGGAGTGCGCTATATTGTAAAAGAAGGAGACACCATTTCTTCGATTGCAAAGAAGTACAAGGGAAGTGTTGAAGAAATAAAACAATTCAACAACATTGCGGATGCCGCAGAGCTTAAGGTTGGAGACACTGTCGTTATTCCTGATGGGGAGATTGGTACACCGACATATGTCGCAAGTGCTCCTTCGCGTGCCTATGGAACCAACGGCCCAGAGTATAGCGGTTATTACATCAGACCAGTTGATGGCCGGAAGACCCAAGGACTTCATGGCTTCAATGGTGTTGATCTCGGGGCTCCTTATGGCACCCCAGTTGTTGCTGCGGCACACGGACGTGTCCTCATTGCCCGAGTAGCGGGGTGGAATGGTGGCTACGGCACATACGCGGTTCTTTTGCACGGCAACGGAACCCAGACGCTCTATGCCCACTTGGGTGCCCTGACTGTTTCTGCGGGGTCAGAAGTCGTACAGGGACAGATCATCGGTTATGTCGGCTCAACAGGCCGCTCGACGGGTCCACACCTCCACTTCGAGATTCGCGGTGCGCAAAATCCTTTCTAGTCAACAATACTAAAAGCCCCCAATGGGGGCTTTTAGTATTGTTGACTCTCTCCACACCATGGGCAGAACCATTGTTTCTTAGATTTTGGAGCATCAGCAACCGACCACCATTTTTTACACGAAGTACAGTTAAAGTGAGCAATATATTCGTCGTGTCTCACACGAGCAATCTTAGGATTCGGATGTTTCTTTGTAGACATCACACTTCATTGTAGCAAACAGACAGTCTTTGCTATAATAAAAATAACATTTTCTTATGCCCGCTTTTAAAATCCCAACATTTGTTGTTCTCTCCCTTGTTGTTTTTGCCTCTGCCGTTGGTGGTTCCTATGTCGTATTCAAGCAACAATTCGCGAGTAGCCTGGAAGAACGGGCGGCAGCGGCCTTTGCTGAAGGCAATTATGCTGCGGCACTTCGTTATTACAGCGAACTCAACGAGTCAACCCCCGAAGATGAGGGGGTTGCCGTTGCAGAAAAAGCGGCAGAATCGAAAAATCTCCTAGTTGCCGAGGAGATATTAAAGAAAGCACAAGAAGCCGCCGCAGAGGGCGATTGGTTTGAAGTGAAGGCGTTACTCCAGAAGGGTGATGTGTCACTCAACACCTCTTTTAAAGAGTATAAACAGGCTATTGAGCTATACGTCGAAGCATCAGACAAGGTAAAAGAACTCGAGAAGAAAATAGAAACCGAGCTCGGCGATCTAAGAGATGAAGCTTTGTCGGAGAAGACGAAACGCAAGGAAGTCGAACGCCAAGCGGAAGAGACGAAAGAAGAACTCCAAACAACGATTGCAAAAAATGAAAAGCGTGAGGCGGAGCTCAAACAAGAGATACAAGTGACGACGGCCGGAAAGGCAGAAGCAGAAAAGAAAGCTGCCGAGGAGCGCCTTCAGAAATTCCTCAATGAAACAGAATTGTATCTTGGAATGCTCGAGAAGGGTGCCACGAAGCTTTCTGAAGCCGTTGATGAAATCAACAAAGACAAAGATTCAACTGCTCTTGCGCTCTTAAACCAGGCAAAAACTCTTTTTGATGAAGTGAATGATCGAGCCGAAGAGCTTCTAAATAATCGCACGGAAGAGGCTCATAAAGATGAGGTACAGAAATTGCTCCAAGCAACCGCAATCTTCATAACTTCTTCACGCAATATAGGCACCGCTGTGTTCTATCTCGATCAAAAGACAGGCACTGAATTTACCACCTTTCTCAAAAATGGTATCGAAGGAAAGAATTCGGGCCTGTCGATTGTCGGAAGCCTCAAATCATTTGTCGTCTCACTCCGCTAGTGTGCCGTCAACAAAAAACTCCCTCAAGGGAGTTTTTTGTTTTTACATCTCTTCGAGTAATTGAGCGATAATACGCTTTGTTTCTTCCGGGCCCGAGGTTATCTGACTCGGAACCCCAACTTCTTTTACAGGGTAGTCGTTGCCGCCGGGGAAAAGTGCGTCTCCAATGAAAAACATTTCATGTTTAGGAATACCGAGGTGCTTCTCCATGTTTCTGATGCCGTGCGCCTTGTCTATCCCCCGCCTCGTCACATCAATCGACGTTGTGCCGCCGATTCTCGCCTCAAAATCTGGTATGTGTTTTTGGAGGGCATCGACGATGACTTTGCGCTTTGCTCCATCAGGGTCCCACGGCCTCTTTAACTCAAATGGCGCGTCTTGTCCAAGCGCCGAAAAGGCGACCATTGATCGGCGGTCTTCTAGCAGTGCCCCAAATGGATTTTCTGGTTTTTTGAAGCCAGTTTCCTCAAACGCTTTTTCGAACCCCGCAAAGATTTTCTCTTTCTCTTCGTCACTCAATGTCTCTTCGTACATTTGTTGCCAACCGTTGTCGTAACAAAAAGCAGATGATGAACAGGTGGGAAAAAGATAGAGGTTCTGGAGCTCCACGTCATCTGGCATGTTCTCTGGAAGTTGTTTCTGGATTTGCGAAAGTTTCGCACCTGATATGATGGCGACCTTCTTATGTTTAAGAAGCTCGCGGAGAAGCCCCATCATCTCACTGTCAATCGGCGTCTTGGAGGGCGCCAGCGTATCGTCGAGATCAAATGCTACAAGTTGAATGTTGTTTTTTGTCATGGGTGATTTAGATTGCACCAAAAAGTTCTCTTGGTCTGTATTGGAATGCTTCAAGGATATGATTCTTAGAAATGTCCTGACTGCCTTCAAGGTCGGCGATCGTGCGAGCGAGCTTAATGATGCGGTGGTACGCACGAGCGGAGACATCTCGAGTCGCAGAAGCGTCCGTTAGTGTTTTCTGTGCCTCTGGTGTCAGGTGTGCAAATTGTTCAAGCTCGCGTATGGTCATCCTGCTGTTTGTGCGCGCTTTCCCAAATCGTTTAAACTGCATCTCTCGTGCTTGTATAACTTTTTCCTGCATAGCAATGGTTGCCGCCATTCTTTCGGAGCGCTCTTTGTCTGATGCTGTTTTAAGTTCGAGCCTCTTTGGATCAATGCGCGGCACCTCGATCCACATATCAATACGATCCATAATGGGCCCTGAAATTTTGCGTGCATATTTTTGTAATGCGCCCTGCACACAAATACATGTTTTGCGCTGATCTCCGCGAAATCCGCACGGACACGGGTTCATTGCGGCAACCAAGATAAACTCGGCTGGGAATGTCTCCGACCCACGCACGCGTGCAACAGAGACCGTGCCGTCTTCGAGTGGGACGCGCAACGCCTCAATAACACGCTTATCAAACTCTGGGAATTCGTCCATGAAAAGCACTCCGCGGTGCGCGAGTGTTGCTTCTCCTGGGCGCGGGAATGAGCCGCCCCCGACAATTGCCGTGTGTGAAGCAGTGTGATGCGGAGAGCGAAAGGGGCGTATTTCTACAATGGGCGCACTAAGTCTGCCCGCCACTGAATGAATTTTTGTTACCTCAAGCGCTTCTTCTAATGTGAGTGGCGGAAGTAGCTCCGTAAACGCTCGCGCAAGAAGCGTTTTTCCTGTGCCCGGAGGACCATAAAAGGCGATGTTGTGTGCCCCTGCTGCAGCGATGGCGAGCCCGCGCTTGGCGCTTTCTTGTCCAACAATGTCTTCAAAACTGGTCTGAACAGCGCCCACCTTCGGTTGAAACACGGTTTCTTTTTGGACTTCAAGTTTCACACCCATAAGAGAGGTGCGTTTCAGTGTTTCGTGGTCCAACTTCTTTTCATTGAGGTGATCTACGATGTCACGGAGTGTTTTTGCCCCGTATACCTTGATGCCGTGTGCAAGAGCCGCCTCTTCCGCGTTTGCCGCAGGAACATAGAGCTCCTGAAAGCCTTCCTCACGAGCTTTTTCTGCAAGAAGAAGGGCGCCGCGCATTGGGCGCAGTTCACCCGACAACGCGAGTTCTCCGAGAAACATCTTTTTCTCTGGGTTAAAGCGAATATGTTCTGCTGCAAGGAGATACGCAAGTGTTATGGGAAGGTCAAAAAGTGGCCCCTCCTTTTTCACATCGGCAGGTGCCAATGAAACAACCACTTTGTGGCTGTTGCCCATCTTGGGAGAGGGGAACCCAGTGCTTTTAACAGCGGAGGATACCCGATCGCGCGATTCCTCGACTGCTTTATCCGGAAGTCCAACGACAGAAAACGAGTGAACGCCAGAGAAAAGGTCGACCTCGACCGTGATAATCTCTGAGCGTAGTCCAACCACCTGTGCGGATGAAACGCGAGCGAGTTTCATATTGATGTAGTGTATCAAAAAGGTACACCCGTTCACCACTTGCCCCCACAACCTTTCATGTCATTATTCTGCTTTTCTTGGGGAGTTTTTTTATTATTCATCCTCGTCGGCCCACTTCTTGATATTTTGTGTTATCTAGAAAGAATGAAAGCAATGACACAAAAGGTGTGGGGGCTTGCACCAAAAAGCACCCTGTGGCCAGGGCGCTTTTTGGTGCTGCTAGTGCAACACGTTTAAGCCATGTGTGTGGTACATGTGGCTGCTGCGGGGTTTGCGAGAAGTCGGTCCTCTTCAATTTCTTTTCCGCATACATCACACTTGCCGTACTCACCCTCTTCAATGCGGGCAAGAGCGGCGTTTACCTCTTTAAGTCGCTCCTCGAGGGTGTTGGTAAGCCCGTGGCGCTCCTCCACATCTTCAAGTGCGTCAGCGACAATACTGGGATCTGCTTGATCGGATGAAGGTTCTTCGCGCGCCTCCCAATCATTCGGATTTCGCGGCTGTTGGACGCCGACTGAGGAAAGTTCCTTTACGAGAACCCCTCTTTCTTCCTCAAGTTTTTTCTTGTACGTATTGATGTCTATCATAAAAGCACTATATGAAATTTAATAAAGGTATGCAAGGAAGAAGCCACTACCGCGTTACACGCTCGGGTTGCTTGAGTCGTTTCACCGCCTCGTCAAAAGTGACTTCGTTTGTCGCGATAAGAAGCGTTTCCCCATCAATAAAAGAGTAGAGGAGAAGGATTTGGTTGCTTGCGTCACGAAGCATGCGCGCATCTTGGTTTTTAACAATGACATCCTCGAAGCGCGCATCACGCGAAAGTCCGCGTGGCGCAGTGCCGAGGAGAAGAGGCGTTAACCCCTGAAGCATTGCTGGTTCCCACTCAAGCATGCCGCCGAACGCTTGGTCGTACGAAGAGACCTTAAGAATCAGGAATGG
This portion of the Parcubacteria group bacterium genome encodes:
- a CDS encoding TraR/DksA C4-type zinc finger protein → MIDINTYKKKLEEERGVLVKELSSVGVQQPRNPNDWEAREEPSSDQADPSIVADALEDVEERHGLTNTLEERLKEVNAALARIEEGEYGKCDVCGKEIEEDRLLANPAAATCTTHMA
- the lnt gene encoding apolipoprotein N-acyltransferase — its product is MIQSLKFFGSPFMLHCLVIVGALLGALAFSYDVLWWLIFLSPTPLLVSIYNEGVLNKRLFFLCLLWGTIFFGGVLWWLWHTLPLNWLGVTDPALQRIAILLYWGTISLFLGIFPALWGLSARFLFTKTPFDILLFPSLWILFEYARSWAFSLFAYGEGTIVGGHWSVGVLGYALAEHAFLRSFASLGGVYLLSFIVVGVTSTVSWILLRGHGALRGKVVLLGGLVAFVALSTFFAPFSVGIKQNHEHSLRVAVMQTNFPPGFQGKIGETRNFLALESLVAQIRKAGENPDIIIFPEDSLFLQSLLPKEGAGYFFNTILGEKERLIIDSGSVRDTSSSMHLRMYYFNTKTGDMPTQDKQLLVPQGEYRPFFYQIIEKAAGKSALFDRLAERHSYARGFSMETGEVAGVRVGGLFCSDVMSPILYREMAQKSPGVFVNVASHSWFHNSKLMEKQSKNMGSIRAAEHGRPFIRSGNGTISLVLNENGAVIAETASVGNAVLFATTTPTTGATPYTRFGDLILFMALVISISGKLFFYFKKRPAPAL
- a CDS encoding YifB family Mg chelatase-like AAA ATPase, with amino-acid sequence MKLARVSSAQVVGLRSEIITVEVDLFSGVHSFSVVGLPDKAVEESRDRVSSAVKSTGFPSPKMGNSHKVVVSLAPADVKKEGPLFDLPITLAYLLAAEHIRFNPEKKMFLGELALSGELRPMRGALLLAEKAREEGFQELYVPAANAEEAALAHGIKVYGAKTLRDIVDHLNEKKLDHETLKRTSLMGVKLEVQKETVFQPKVGAVQTSFEDIVGQESAKRGLAIAAAGAHNIAFYGPPGTGKTLLARAFTELLPPLTLEEALEVTKIHSVAGRLSAPIVEIRPFRSPHHTASHTAIVGGGSFPRPGEATLAHRGVLFMDEFPEFDKRVIEALRVPLEDGTVSVARVRGSETFPAEFILVAAMNPCPCGFRGDQRKTCICVQGALQKYARKISGPIMDRIDMWIEVPRIDPKRLELKTASDKERSERMAATIAMQEKVIQAREMQFKRFGKARTNSRMTIRELEQFAHLTPEAQKTLTDASATRDVSARAYHRIIKLARTIADLEGSQDISKNHILEAFQYRPRELFGAI
- a CDS encoding HAD-IIB family hydrolase yields the protein MTKNNIQLVAFDLDDTLAPSKTPIDSEMMGLLRELLKHKKVAIISGAKLSQIQKQLPENMPDDVELQNLYLFPTCSSSAFCYDNGWQQMYEETLSDEEKEKIFAGFEKAFEETGFKKPENPFGALLEDRRSMVAFSALGQDAPFELKRPWDPDGAKRKVIVDALQKHIPDFEARIGGTTSIDVTRRGIDKAHGIRNMEKHLGIPKHEMFFIGDALFPGGNDYPVKEVGVPSQITSGPEETKRIIAQLLEEM
- a CDS encoding exodeoxyribonuclease VII small subunit gives rise to the protein MPAFKIPTFVVLSLVVFASAVGGSYVVFKQQFASSLEERAAAAFAEGNYAAALRYYSELNESTPEDEGVAVAEKAAESKNLLVAEEILKKAQEAAAEGDWFEVKALLQKGDVSLNTSFKEYKQAIELYVEASDKVKELEKKIETELGDLRDEALSEKTKRKEVERQAEETKEELQTTIAKNEKREAELKQEIQVTTAGKAEAEKKAAEERLQKFLNETELYLGMLEKGATKLSEAVDEINKDKDSTALALLNQAKTLFDEVNDRAEELLNNRTEEAHKDEVQKLLQATAIFITSSRNIGTAVFYLDQKTGTEFTTFLKNGIEGKNSGLSIVGSLKSFVVSLR
- a CDS encoding UvrD-helicase domain-containing protein translates to MHPHLEGLNAHQKEAVLHKEGPLLVIAGAGAGKTRVVTHRIAELIRGGVAPAEILAVTFTNKAATEMRSRIGKLLSSSNEATMRGYGTDFDFPFIGTFHSLGVYLLREKGGAIGIKKSFSIKDREDSKALVREASKNVGVDTKQFDPGKMLGHISRMKGELKTVDEYEEEFGGDYFPDIAVRVWREYETSLANENALDFDDLLVKAVHLLRTSVETLEYFQKRWRFMHIDEYQDTNHAQYILTKLLAEKNKNICAVGDTDQLIYSWRGAKIKNILRFEKDYPDTKIVFLEENYRSTKTILAAANEVIKKNTLRQDKTLFTNKGEGEKIGLFVAPEEMAEAFFVASKTNELIKSGVLAESIAVLYRANFQSRALEEALLALGVPYVVLGTRFFERREVKDVLSYINAARNIESLSDIKRVINTPPRGIGKVTIVKLFSGQRESLPQKTRGVLDDFYVLLGAIKNESDKKTPGELIKFVLERSGLKQHLEEEGGEGAERLQNIKELGTLASRYSDLTKFLEDAALASDQDTLERKGRGVRLMTVHAAKGLEFPYVFVTGLEQGLFPSEREGNERDAEKGEEERRLFYVALTRAEKKLFLSYAETRMIFGSRDFNMPSEFLSDIPAQLLETEVVSDEMLLPSISF
- the rsmA gene encoding ribosomal RNA small subunit methyltransferase A translates to MEAKKSLGQNFLKNESIARDLVRAAGVGPEDTVLEVGPGKGMITKILLEKALRVVAVEKDEALAAELAQTFSEEVGNGKLTVVSADILLFDPKNYNLGAGSYKLVGSIPYYITGFFLRRFLSIDPQPETIALIIQKEVARRIIGGGRESLLSISVKVYGEPRYVKTIRAGSFDPTPKVDSAILSIENISRGAFDTTSEDRFFTVLRAGFAHPRKKLLGNLAHTGIDKNAFEKASVNVNARAENLSVDEWKRLAQTISDL
- a CDS encoding M23 family metallopeptidase; translation: MPAAPLYAGVFSFITKWLAPVEAEVIELSEENSQTATVLKAALNYDPNPSKGGGDITIVGGSALLSEAGPLGTIADIENQPPNSDQISIYVVHEGDSLSGIAKMFGVSINTIIWANNIGYGGLIRPGQTLVILPVSGVRYIVKEGDTISSIAKKYKGSVEEIKQFNNIADAAELKVGDTVVIPDGEIGTPTYVASAPSRAYGTNGPEYSGYYIRPVDGRKTQGLHGFNGVDLGAPYGTPVVAAAHGRVLIARVAGWNGGYGTYAVLLHGNGTQTLYAHLGALTVSAGSEVVQGQIIGYVGSTGRSTGPHLHFEIRGAQNPF